Proteins from a single region of Campylobacter concisus:
- a CDS encoding acyl carrier protein, which yields MDRDEFNELMKRAGLNKKQLAEILETSYQGVNSWGTNGRGYPYWVKSWLENYIKSLDMDKIVEVVKPYAENKED from the coding sequence ATGGATAGAGATGAATTTAACGAGCTTATGAAACGTGCAGGGCTTAATAAAAAACAATTAGCTGAAATTTTAGAAACAAGCTATCAGGGTGTAAATAGTTGGGGGACTAATGGGCGAGGTTATCCGTATTGGGTAAAAAGCTGGCTTGAAAACTACATTAAATCGCTTGATATGGATAAAATCGTTGAGGTGGTTAAGCCCTACGCTGAAAACAAAGAGGATTAA
- a CDS encoding helix-turn-helix domain-containing protein codes for MELLTAKQVGQILNLSQSTLTKMRSDKYKDRFNFVLPFIKIGRAVRYEREAVNQAVSELKAVK; via the coding sequence ATGGAGCTACTTACCGCAAAGCAGGTAGGGCAAATTTTAAACCTATCGCAAAGCACGCTTACCAAGATGAGAAGCGACAAATACAAAGACCGTTTTAACTTCGTTTTACCCTTTATCAAGATAGGACGCGCCGTAAGATACGAGCGCGAGGCGGTAAATCAAGCCGTAAGCGAGCTAAAGGCGGTAAAATGA
- a CDS encoding type II toxin-antitoxin system RelE/ParE family toxin, which yields MVVRRTARFNHELKAAFDFIAKDSLGRAREFRDELIAKIERTAQTPFICRKSINFNDESIRDLIFKSYVIPYLIDDEVIYVLGIYKANEWEA from the coding sequence ATGGTAGTTAGACGCACAGCACGTTTTAACCACGAATTAAAAGCGGCGTTTGACTTCATAGCCAAAGACAGCCTAGGCAGAGCACGAGAGTTTAGGGACGAACTTATTGCAAAGATAGAACGCACAGCACAGACGCCTTTTATTTGTCGTAAGTCTATTAATTTTAACGATGAGAGCATTCGCGACTTGATATTTAAAAGCTATGTAATACCTTACTTGATAGATGATGAGGTTATTTATGTGCTAGGCATTTACAAGGCTAACGAGTGGGAAGCGTGA
- a CDS encoding spore coat protein, which translates to MQNLKQYVNEILKSHSDGNDRVFSFKFDGQKFWLKRIEKNIKGGFLTKIFKPNPYKSFANEIKKLEILNEAKAPAPKLILKSAEFFVIEDVGEPISQLFKYSNDEKFKHEILLKAARALAGLHTLNFAHGRPALRDIAIKNDEIKFLDFESKFFSHDLELQKCRDLLVFIDELFRFKISDEFASEVISEYLIAGGTQIYARSLQLIIKFKPLYYLLKPFKSLNKKDLNAVIRTFEYLLPIAQNK; encoded by the coding sequence ATGCAAAATTTAAAACAATATGTCAATGAAATTTTAAAAAGTCATAGTGACGGTAATGATCGTGTCTTTAGCTTTAAATTTGATGGACAAAAATTTTGGTTAAAACGTATTGAAAAAAACATTAAAGGTGGGTTTTTAACTAAAATTTTCAAGCCAAATCCTTATAAATCATTTGCCAACGAGATAAAAAAACTTGAAATTTTAAACGAAGCTAAAGCTCCTGCCCCAAAACTCATTCTAAAAAGTGCTGAGTTTTTCGTGATAGAAGATGTCGGTGAACCGATTTCTCAGCTTTTTAAGTATAGCAACGATGAAAAATTTAAACATGAAATTCTACTAAAAGCAGCCCGCGCACTAGCTGGGCTTCATACACTAAATTTTGCGCACGGACGCCCGGCCCTTAGGGATATCGCCATAAAAAATGACGAGATAAAATTTTTAGACTTTGAGTCAAAATTTTTTAGCCATGACCTAGAGCTTCAAAAGTGTCGCGATCTGCTTGTTTTTATAGACGAGTTATTTCGTTTTAAAATTTCAGACGAGTTTGCAAGCGAAGTCATTAGTGAATATTTGATAGCTGGTGGGACTCAAATTTACGCGCGCTCACTACAGCTAATTATAAAATTTAAACCACTTTACTACTTGCTAAAACCATTTAAATCTCTAAATAAAAAGGATCTAAACGCAGTCATCAGAACCTTTGAGTATCTCTTACCGATCGCTCAAAATAAATAG